The following is a genomic window from Bacillus carboniphilus.
CGGCTCAAGGCATCACAAAAGCCGGTCAATGCTAAGAAGATCATACTGCCTCCATTCTTTATGAGTACTGGAGTCATCATGTATGTGTTTCCATATTTTAGAATTACACCAACAGAAATGTTAGAAGCCGTATTACTGGGGTTATTCTTCTCCATTTTCTTAATCAAAACTTCTAACTTTCAGGTAGTTGATCGAGAAATCTACTTAAAGAGATCTAAAGCATTTGGGTTCATTCTAATTGGTTTGTTACTAGTTCGTATTGTACTCAAGTTAATATTAAGCTCTTCCATTGATGTTGGAGAACTAAGTGGTATGTTTTGGCTCATTGCCTTTTGTATGATTGTTCCTTGGCGAGTTACGATGTATGTGCAGTATCGCAGAATTGAAGCTAGATTAAATAGAGGCACACTTACAACCGAAACAATCTAACATTATTGTCACGATTAAGAGAAAAATTCAATACTATACAACTAAGAACGCATGACTTTCAACACGAAGGGGTCATGTGTTTTTTTATGAGGAGGAAAAATGTATGGAGGAGTATAAGGGATATAGAGCTTACAATGAAGAAGATTTTTTGAATCATTTTACAGCGAGAAGGGGACGACCAGATAGTCCTAACAATGCCATAGAAGGTCCGATGATTTATGAAATGTTGGACCTCAGGGAGGGGACTCCAAAAATGGAGAATTTTAGCAGTAAAGAGGAATACTTTAGAAGAAGGAGAATCCCAGTAGTTTTAGGGTTTTCTTATATCAAATGATAATAGGAATGGGGGATGGGGTTGAAAAGATGGGTTGTGGCATTATTTTTAATATTACTTTTATTTACTCCAATGATTTGGTGGTATTTTCAGGCACCAATAGCTAGTGGCTTATATCCTGAAAAGGGAGCTGGTTCCATTGTATTAGAGGAAAGTATCCTTGAGAATACAGCAGATTTAGTGTTGCCTGCTGTATGGATAAGGTCTTCCCCTTGGGAAGACCCACCTAATATAGAGCATGTTGAACTGGTTGGACAAAATGGAGGCACGATTGGTACCATTGATGGTGAGTACACTCTTAGGGTGGATCCGGAAACACCCTGGCATCAAAGGGTGGTTACCACCCAAATCGAAATGACCGTGAACGGAGAAATTATAGCCAGAAAAGGTGGGAAATCAATAACACCTTTGTCAAACACTCTTGAGTCGGAATATCTTATCGAGGAATTAAACCTATCATTCGAAGGTGAATCTTTATCTTTTCCGATGACGAATACTTATAAAATTCATACGATTATAGAAAACCGGGGATACTCCTCAGGATTTTGGCGCCAGGAAGGCATGATGTACCTCTATGATCAAGAGATAGAGGAAAGAATGGGTATCATCATTAATTTAAGGGGACCAAGCACGGCAAAACTTGAAGAAATAATCTTCTGGCTTCCAGGCATGCCTGATGATTACTACATGCAATATCCACGTTATTCCTATGAGGATACATTAGATGATTACCTTAATAATGACACATTTGAAGGAAAACCACTTACAGTACCATTCACCTTCACAAAACCAAATGCTCTCATTTATCTTCCCTTCACAGAAGAAATGAAGGAAAAAATGAAAGGAGCCAAGGTATATCTCCTTCCGTACTTTACATTTTCTACTTCCGATAATCAGGTTTATCATACTGGTGGTGGAGGAAGTGTTGGCCGATGGGGACAGGATATAGATTGGAAAGAGAAACTAATCATGCCTATAGAATAAAAAGGGGGAGACCATGGATTTTCTGATTAACTTATTTGATTATCTTTTTTCCAATAAGAAAACGCTAGTCTACACGACTCATAGTCAGAAGCAATACTACAAAATCGTAGCGAAACTAAAGGCTGCATCTGTTAAATATAGAGTAGCTACTACTTCAAACCTTTCTGCCCATGGCAGTTCTTATAGCGACATGGGGACAGAATATAAGTTTTATGTAAAAGAAGAGGATGAGAGTTTGGCACAACAAGCGATTCATAATGGAGGAAAATAGGACGTTTCTACATTGGGTAGGAACGTTTTTTCCTTGGAAAAACTGTATATTTCGTTACGGGCTACGAAATAATAACAACGATTGCATATACAAGCGGGAGTGGCAGTGGTACAGATAATTGCAACATTGAAGGCTATAGATCCAAATCATACAAGAAAAGGAGGAATGCTTCTTGTTTAGTCTTCGGAAAAAAATCACTACATTATTCTGGATTGCCGTTGGGGGGTTAGTTTTAACAACCATTTATACAGCTGTCTTAGCACAGCAGGGAGTTGAAACGAAAAAAATGATTACATATAACTATAAGACCAATAAACATAAAAATAAGAGTGAAGATGAACAGGATGAAGACGCCTCAGTATGAAAAGCGGGGCGTTTTTTTGTTGAGTTCTGATAAAGGTGGTGTGAGTTCTGAAAAAAGGATGCTGAGTTCTGAAAAAGAGGTGCAGAGTTCTGAAAAAAGGGTGCTGAGTTCTGAAAAATAGGTGCAGAGTTCTGAAAAAAGGGTGCTGAGTTCAGATAACAGCTGCCAACTTCGGATAACTCAGAAATAAAATTAGTAAAATGCTTCATCAAAGTCTCTTTATGCGCTACCATCGTCGTTGATTAACACCTCATTCATTTAAAACATACCTAATTAACTAGAAAAATTTAGTAAACTAAATAGAAGAAAATAAAAACAGAGGTATAAAGATGAATCTTAAGGCGCAGTTAAGACAGTTCAATGAGATGGACACCATTGAACTAAAAAAAATAAAAATAGACGACTTAGTAAATAAAATGTTAGAACAAATCGGTACAACAGACTCAGAGTTAAGGGACTCTTTGATTTACTCGACATTTGTAAGACTGATCAACGAAGAGATATTGACAGAACAACAAATGATTGATGTTCTCGAGGTCTGCATAAGTGACAGTCATTTATTTTTCAAGATTGGAGAAGAAAACGCAGATTCAGTTTTTACACGTTCTTTTTCCGCATTAGTTGTGGCTGCTATTATTTCTAAAGATTTGAAATCTAGGTTTCTTACAGAAGCCATGGTTATGGATTGTTTTGAAAAAAGCATTCAGTATGTCGTCGGAGAGCGGGATGTTAGAGGGTTCGTAAAAGGAAAAGGCTGGGCGCATAGCATGGCTCACGGAGCTGATTTAATGGTTGCAGCTGTGGGGCATCCACTTATTGAGAAGCACAAGACAACAGTATGCCTAGTAGCCATCAAAGAAGCTTTGTTTAAGGGAAGTGTTTATACAGATGATGAAGATGAACGGTTTCTATTTGTTATAGACCATCTAATAGTTAAAGATGTTGAAGAGGAAAAATTGATAGGTTGGATAGACACACTATACCAACAATTAGAGGACGTTCATGCACTGAATGGTTTTAGTAACAATATTTTTATGCTAGAACTAATGTCCAAAATTTCCTGAAGTCCTTATATTTCCGATTGGTGAATCTAGATTGGGGTAGAGGAGTTAGAAACAAAATTGAAGACGTCATTAAAATCCTTTATCAAAAGGTATATGGCTGATACATCCAAAGACTGACCGTAATTACAACTTTCCTCTAATGAATAAATGTCTAATAGACCCTATTCTTAAATACAGAAAGATTGAGGAGGTTTCTTCATGTATTTTAAAAGTGTGACTCTATCTACATCCAAGCTAGAGGCTCTGAAGAATTTTTATGTAGATACATTAGGAATAGAAATGGTGACCGAGAATGAAGGGGAATTTTCCTTGAAAATTGGGAGAAGTGAGTTAACGTTTGTTTCATGTAGCTCTAATCATAATCCTTTTTACCATTTTGCAATAACGATTTCAGGGGAACATTTTAGTCAAGCTAAAAAGTGGGCTCAATCAAAAGTTCAGCTTAACAAAGAAGATAACGAGGATGAAGTGTATTTTAAGTTTTTAGATGCTCACTCCTTTTATTTTGAAGACCCAGCAGGAAATGTAGTGGAATTTATTGGGCGGAAT
Proteins encoded in this region:
- a CDS encoding glyoxalase codes for the protein MYFKSVTLSTSKLEALKNFYVDTLGIEMVTENEGEFSLKIGRSELTFVSCSSNHNPFYHFAITISGEHFSQAKKWAQSKVQLNKEDNEDEVYFKFLDAHSFYFEDPAGNVVEFIGRNSMNADQSSFSMKSLLDLSEVNITVEDVLDKGRAMLQEGFSEIFNQPLEPDSLNFLGNRDAYFLLGPVGRTWYFSNQLAESHPVTVELDTGRVVSLDHEGELKIRK
- a CDS encoding DUF2785 domain-containing protein: MNLKAQLRQFNEMDTIELKKIKIDDLVNKMLEQIGTTDSELRDSLIYSTFVRLINEEILTEQQMIDVLEVCISDSHLFFKIGEENADSVFTRSFSALVVAAIISKDLKSRFLTEAMVMDCFEKSIQYVVGERDVRGFVKGKGWAHSMAHGADLMVAAVGHPLIEKHKTTVCLVAIKEALFKGSVYTDDEDERFLFVIDHLIVKDVEEEKLIGWIDTLYQQLEDVHALNGFSNNIFMLELMSKIS
- a CDS encoding cytochrome c biogenesis protein CcdC translates to MLLESTIIAIVMSILVIFIRLKASQKPVNAKKIILPPFFMSTGVIMYVFPYFRITPTEMLEAVLLGLFFSIFLIKTSNFQVVDREIYLKRSKAFGFILIGLLLVRIVLKLILSSSIDVGELSGMFWLIAFCMIVPWRVTMYVQYRRIEARLNRGTLTTETI